A window from Mogibacterium neglectum encodes these proteins:
- a CDS encoding S1C family serine protease — translation MSDFDHTIPTENDNSNNVDECSGVQDADCTEVNSETHTEKEIHEDSNEYWRDDNSVYDVKNVRLPEDTPVKKEWGSYAPEDAGDFLPRDGKEPNFVLIDENSNVPAPRSRFARGEYDSYAKHAADGSFEGLYGKHAAHKNGVYKDTAYAGQNRSPEAQRAHASATEFNGSNSSAQKSPKYVTKKFFIIMLIIAMILTSVVSSWLVVFFSNRTPSYKNLSTSSLQSATRGKLTIDEIASKNADAVVEIMTTSGGTSEGAGSGVIVKSNGYIVTNYHVIDGATTIAVRLHSGKSYSASVVGYDEQTDIAVLKIDAAKLNAVTIGRSSKLSVGDLAVVIGNPLGKLGGTVTAGIISAKDRKIELENRTRTLIQTDASINEGNSGGALFNSKGELVGIVVAKGSGTGIEGLGFAIPIDSVASSIDDIIEHGTITGKPMAGISIYDGDVKDKTTGKSTAAVLIAEVNGSNAKAAGLKKGDQIVSVDNEKVSTAEGVISAIQSHRIGETVKFGIIRDGKEMTISVKLQSSADIKK, via the coding sequence ATGAGCGATTTTGATCATACTATTCCGACGGAAAATGATAATTCCAATAATGTTGACGAATGCTCCGGTGTGCAAGATGCAGACTGTACAGAGGTTAATTCTGAAACACACACAGAAAAAGAAATTCATGAGGATTCGAATGAATATTGGCGCGACGATAACTCCGTCTACGATGTGAAAAACGTGAGGCTCCCCGAGGACACTCCAGTTAAAAAGGAATGGGGTAGCTATGCCCCAGAGGATGCTGGCGATTTCCTTCCAAGAGACGGCAAAGAGCCGAATTTCGTTTTGATTGACGAAAATAGCAACGTCCCTGCACCGAGGAGCAGATTTGCTAGAGGTGAATACGATAGCTATGCTAAGCACGCTGCAGATGGCTCATTCGAAGGATTATATGGCAAGCACGCGGCTCACAAAAATGGAGTTTATAAAGACACAGCCTATGCAGGACAAAATAGAAGTCCCGAAGCACAGAGAGCGCATGCTTCTGCCACAGAGTTTAATGGTAGCAATTCATCGGCGCAGAAAAGCCCTAAGTATGTGACTAAAAAGTTCTTTATCATCATGCTGATAATCGCGATGATACTCACGTCGGTAGTAAGTTCATGGCTTGTGGTGTTCTTCTCAAATAGAACACCTTCCTATAAAAATCTTTCGACTTCCTCCTTACAGAGCGCTACAAGAGGCAAGCTCACCATAGATGAGATTGCTAGCAAAAATGCCGATGCGGTGGTTGAAATCATGACTACTTCTGGTGGCACTAGTGAAGGTGCAGGAAGCGGAGTTATCGTAAAATCGAATGGCTATATAGTCACGAATTACCACGTGATTGACGGAGCGACGACTATTGCAGTAAGGCTGCATAGTGGTAAGAGCTATTCTGCTAGTGTGGTAGGCTACGATGAGCAGACCGATATAGCTGTCCTCAAGATAGATGCTGCTAAGCTAAACGCTGTTACAATCGGCAGGAGCAGCAAACTTTCGGTAGGTGATCTAGCTGTTGTTATCGGCAATCCGCTCGGAAAGCTCGGTGGAACTGTAACGGCTGGCATCATAAGCGCCAAGGATCGTAAGATTGAACTCGAGAATAGGACTCGCACGCTTATACAGACAGACGCTTCTATCAACGAAGGGAACTCTGGCGGCGCATTATTTAATAGCAAGGGCGAACTCGTCGGAATAGTGGTGGCAAAAGGTTCAGGAACAGGCATCGAGGGTCTGGGGTTCGCAATACCAATCGATTCCGTCGCTTCATCCATCGATGACATCATCGAGCACGGCACAATAACCGGTAAGCCAATGGCTGGAATTTCCATCTACGATGGCGATGTAAAGGATAAGACCACAGGCAAGAGTACCGCTGCTGTTCTCATAGCTGAGGTGAATGGCTCAAACGCTAAAGCTGCAGGTCTAAAGAAGGGTGACCAGATTGTATCCGTAGATAACGAGAAGGTATCCACTGCAGAGGGTGTAATTTCAGCCATCCAGAGCCACCGCATAGGTGAAACAGTTAAGTTCGGGATAATACGAGACGGCAAAGAGATGACGATTTCCGTGAAGCTGCAGAGCTCGGCGGATATCAAGAAGTAA
- a CDS encoding heavy metal translocating P-type ATPase, with translation MRFVILHESSSRIRVRVPKYNMTMEQADILEYYLRNKPFVIQATVHDRTSDASIRYRGGAEGRQALLDALRGFSFSDENAIALVPEQTSRALDHKYQEKMVSMIMFRVLRNIFLPIWLRNGITIAKSTRFIAKGIKSLSKGKLEVATLDATAITVSMLRNDFDTASSVMFLLDVGDALGEWTRRKSVTDLASVMSLNVTKVWKRTEDVDVLVDIKEVKPGDKIVVRTSNVIPLDGKVIEGSASVNQATMTGESIPVRKDPGGYVYAGTVVEDGSCVIEVAQSAGTGKYDQIVKIIEESEKLKSETEEKAFHLADRLVPYSLAGTVITYLLTRNATRALSFLMVDFSCALNLSMPLSMLSAIKEASKYDISVKGGKFLEATATADTVIFDKTGTLTHATPSVVDIITFGDAKEEESLRIAACLEEHYPHSVANAVVEEAKKRNISHEEMHSKVEYVVAHGISSNIDSKNAIIGSYHFVVEDRKSIVPDGEEGKIDTLPTEYSHLYLAIDGVLQAVICIFDPLREEAADVIKELYELGVSKVCMLTGDNERTAAAVAKKLDLTEYRAEVLPEDKLAFIKAEHAAGRKVIMVGDGVNDAPALSESDVGIAVNEGAAIAREIADITISSDDLRRIVLLRRISMQLMERIDNNYKFIVAFNAGLIGLGVAGILTPSSSALFHNGSTILSGLYSTTPLLSESEEDIKELDYEEA, from the coding sequence ATGCGATTTGTAATACTTCACGAATCGAGTTCTAGGATACGTGTGCGTGTTCCAAAGTATAATATGACCATGGAGCAGGCCGATATTCTAGAGTACTACCTGAGAAATAAACCCTTTGTCATTCAAGCGACAGTTCACGACAGAACTAGCGATGCATCGATTAGATACAGAGGTGGTGCAGAAGGACGACAGGCTCTTCTTGATGCGCTGAGGGGGTTCTCCTTCAGTGATGAAAATGCTATCGCGCTAGTACCAGAGCAGACAAGCAGGGCACTTGATCATAAGTACCAGGAGAAAATGGTTAGCATGATTATGTTTAGAGTCCTGAGAAATATATTTCTGCCAATCTGGTTACGCAACGGCATTACAATAGCCAAGAGCACTAGATTCATCGCTAAGGGTATAAAATCGCTCTCTAAAGGTAAGCTGGAAGTTGCAACACTTGATGCTACTGCAATTACAGTCTCAATGCTTAGGAATGATTTTGACACCGCTTCATCCGTAATGTTCCTACTTGACGTCGGAGATGCACTAGGCGAATGGACTCGTCGCAAGTCGGTTACAGATCTAGCTAGTGTCATGTCTCTTAACGTAACAAAGGTATGGAAGAGAACGGAAGATGTCGATGTATTAGTCGATATCAAAGAAGTAAAGCCAGGAGATAAAATCGTAGTTCGTACTTCTAACGTAATTCCGCTAGACGGAAAGGTAATTGAAGGCTCCGCATCTGTAAATCAGGCGACTATGACTGGTGAATCTATTCCGGTTCGCAAGGATCCTGGTGGATATGTATATGCTGGAACTGTCGTTGAAGATGGAAGCTGCGTTATAGAGGTTGCTCAGTCTGCAGGTACAGGTAAGTATGACCAGATCGTAAAGATCATTGAGGAGTCGGAGAAGCTAAAGTCAGAGACTGAGGAGAAGGCTTTCCACTTGGCTGATAGGCTGGTTCCATATTCTCTAGCAGGAACCGTAATAACTTATCTCTTGACCAGAAATGCGACAAGAGCGCTGTCATTCTTGATGGTAGATTTCTCTTGTGCTTTGAATCTGTCGATGCCACTTTCGATGCTTTCTGCAATCAAGGAAGCTAGCAAGTATGACATATCTGTAAAGGGTGGTAAGTTCCTCGAGGCGACCGCAACGGCAGATACTGTAATATTTGATAAGACAGGAACGCTGACACACGCTACGCCGTCTGTAGTAGATATTATTACTTTCGGCGATGCAAAGGAAGAGGAGAGTTTGCGCATTGCAGCTTGCCTCGAAGAGCATTATCCTCATTCTGTTGCAAATGCAGTAGTTGAAGAAGCCAAGAAGCGCAATATCTCGCATGAAGAGATGCATTCGAAGGTTGAGTACGTAGTTGCTCATGGAATTTCGAGCAATATCGACAGTAAGAATGCAATAATTGGTAGCTACCACTTCGTAGTTGAAGATAGGAAGAGCATAGTGCCAGATGGCGAAGAGGGCAAGATTGATACACTGCCAACGGAATATTCGCATCTGTACCTAGCTATCGACGGAGTGCTGCAGGCTGTAATCTGCATATTTGACCCACTTAGAGAAGAGGCTGCTGATGTAATCAAGGAGCTCTATGAACTCGGAGTGTCAAAGGTATGCATGCTCACGGGAGACAACGAGAGAACAGCTGCTGCAGTGGCAAAGAAGCTCGACCTCACAGAGTATCGCGCAGAGGTGCTTCCGGAAGATAAGCTCGCATTTATAAAAGCTGAGCATGCAGCAGGCCGAAAGGTAATCATGGTTGGAGATGGTGTAAACGATGCACCTGCTCTATCTGAATCAGATGTTGGAATCGCTGTAAATGAAGGTGCTGCGATTGCAAGAGAGATTGCCGATATAACGATTTCATCGGATGACCTGCGCAGAATCGTACTTCTGAGAAGAATAAGTATGCAGCTGATGGAGAGAATAGATAACAACTACAAGTTCATAGTTGCATTCAATGCAGGGCTTATTGGACTAGGAGTTGCAGGAATTTTAACACCTTCCTCATCAGCGCTATTCCACAACGGATCGACTATACTGAGCGGACTATATAGCACAACGCCGCTGTTAAGTGAGTCGGAAGAAGATATCAAGGAGTTGGATTATGAAGAAGCATAA
- a CDS encoding DUF6110 family protein: MKFIGKQSCVGIGCVAAGFLAGTVGKLILTSKDAKKVYTHCTAAVLRGKDTLMETTTTLRENCEDIYEDAMDMNAVRYAEEEMLMVENARAIVEAYDEDEEAAGEQVEEAKDAE, encoded by the coding sequence ATGAAATTTATAGGTAAGCAGAGTTGTGTTGGTATTGGTTGCGTTGCAGCAGGATTCCTTGCTGGAACAGTTGGCAAGCTAATCCTTACAAGCAAGGATGCTAAGAAAGTATATACACACTGCACAGCTGCAGTTCTACGTGGCAAGGATACTCTTATGGAGACGACAACAACTCTAAGAGAGAACTGCGAAGACATCTATGAGGATGCTATGGATATGAATGCTGTTCGTTATGCTGAAGAAGAGATGCTAATGGTAGAGAACGCTAGAGCAATCGTCGAAGCATACGATGAAGATGAAGAGGCTGCTGGGGAGCAGGTAGAAGAAGCTAAGGACGCAGAATAA
- a CDS encoding GntR family transcriptional regulator produces MELDFQIQKPLRELVYLELKRRILTGEIDAHTRLMEIDLAEKMNVSRTPIREAIRKLANEGLVVIEPRHGAYVSEISIKDLEDVFEVRETLGGLAASIAAVKATDEDKAALQKLLRLGELAMENGEMDEMVEYDVKLHSYIVECSGNKTLTQMVKQAQELSMRFRYVYYESQSKYMIQPIEHKKIVDAIVAGDAEAARKAASDHITTLRKFVVEKDKGNGMI; encoded by the coding sequence ATGGAGTTAGATTTTCAGATTCAGAAACCACTTAGAGAGTTAGTGTACCTAGAACTCAAGAGGAGAATCCTAACAGGTGAGATCGATGCGCACACAAGACTCATGGAAATTGACCTAGCGGAAAAGATGAACGTAAGCAGAACACCTATCAGAGAGGCGATTCGCAAACTTGCAAACGAAGGATTAGTTGTTATTGAACCGCGTCACGGTGCATATGTATCTGAAATTTCAATCAAGGATCTTGAAGACGTGTTTGAGGTGAGAGAAACTCTTGGTGGACTCGCAGCTTCTATTGCTGCAGTTAAGGCAACAGATGAGGATAAAGCAGCTCTGCAGAAACTTCTCAGACTAGGAGAGCTCGCGATGGAGAACGGTGAGATGGACGAGATGGTAGAGTATGACGTTAAGCTACACAGTTATATTGTGGAGTGCAGTGGAAACAAGACTCTCACACAGATGGTTAAGCAGGCTCAGGAACTATCGATGAGATTCCGTTATGTATATTACGAGAGCCAGAGCAAGTATATGATTCAGCCGATTGAGCATAAGAAGATAGTAGATGCCATCGTAGCTGGTGATGCTGAAGCGGCAAGGAAAGCGGCGTCAGATCATATCACAACACTTAGAAAGTTTGTCGTAGAGAAAGATAAAGGAAATGGCATGATATAG
- the ispE gene encoding 4-(cytidine 5'-diphospho)-2-C-methyl-D-erythritol kinase, whose translation MGREDIKPFEIELKAYAKINLSLYVLSRRTDGYHDIKSFMQGINIFDILKIRTKLINSFNYNCFFAETNIYLSSTNKNIPLTADNLAVKGAVTVIEVISNRYDLNELMKERDAECISIEINKKLPVAAGIAGGSGNAAVVMLGVNHLFGNPLSLRELMDAGAKVGADVPFSIMMNAHLNADELKGLLELEEAKCAAIVSGIGEVVEAVMPKPYLVILFNPGIAVSTKEVYEAIDGKSEGTDFAQREVDVNRFYNELELYTLTKYREVQNLVSRMREYLHADEVLMSGSGPTVAAYYTDKTRFEADYEALESARWVEPTWRYWKTKSGGLNLWS comes from the coding sequence ATGGGCAGAGAAGATATAAAGCCTTTTGAAATTGAACTAAAGGCGTATGCGAAAATCAACCTTTCGTTGTACGTGTTATCTAGAAGAACGGACGGATATCACGATATAAAGTCATTTATGCAAGGTATCAATATTTTCGATATTTTGAAAATAAGAACCAAATTAATAAATAGTTTCAATTATAATTGTTTTTTTGCAGAAACTAACATATACTTATCATCGACAAATAAGAATATTCCATTAACTGCAGACAATCTGGCTGTAAAAGGCGCAGTAACCGTCATAGAGGTGATTTCTAATCGATATGATCTCAACGAATTGATGAAAGAGAGAGATGCAGAGTGTATCTCAATCGAGATCAATAAAAAGCTACCTGTAGCGGCTGGTATTGCTGGTGGCAGCGGAAATGCTGCGGTGGTCATGCTCGGAGTGAATCACCTGTTTGGTAACCCCTTGTCTCTAAGGGAACTCATGGATGCGGGTGCTAAGGTTGGTGCAGATGTACCTTTTTCTATAATGATGAACGCACATCTTAATGCTGATGAACTGAAGGGCTTGCTAGAGCTCGAGGAGGCTAAATGTGCTGCTATAGTTTCTGGAATAGGCGAAGTGGTTGAGGCGGTCATGCCAAAACCATATTTGGTGATTTTATTTAATCCTGGCATTGCTGTATCTACTAAGGAAGTATATGAGGCAATTGATGGGAAATCCGAAGGTACAGATTTTGCGCAAAGGGAAGTGGATGTTAATCGCTTCTATAATGAACTTGAACTGTACACACTTACGAAATACCGAGAAGTGCAGAACTTAGTGTCGCGTATGCGCGAGTATTTGCATGCTGATGAAGTTCTGATGAGCGGTAGCGGTCCAACAGTGGCAGCTTACTATACCGACAAAACTAGATTCGAGGCTGACTATGAAGCTTTAGAATCTGCTAGATGGGTTGAACCGACTTGGCGATACTGGAAGACAAAGAGCGGAGGACTTAACTTATGGAGTTAG
- a CDS encoding Ig-like domain-containing protein: protein MKRRGLIAVLSMFMIVLSATMCFAADDTAFVLKSSYPKDGQKNTSIENLGVKLYFNHSVSSKAAQANNKKNVKIVDKDGKKIPIKVLSANDDSGLVLVLGDSTNKKFKVKNNSEYKLVIGKNFVDDNGNTLGKDTVVNFKTFNQTLNTTINMIMMVIMFGGIMVVTIRQQHNKDDDDKVEKEKSGESTFNPYKEAKKTGKSVEEVIAEEKKRVAKAEKRAKRKGTKKVEEKLEISELLPNVYKVHKPSPIKARKAEGKKSSK, encoded by the coding sequence GATTGTTCTTAGCGCAACAATGTGCTTTGCAGCAGATGATACAGCTTTTGTGCTGAAGTCGTCATATCCTAAGGATGGTCAAAAAAATACCTCAATTGAGAACCTGGGAGTGAAACTTTACTTTAACCACTCTGTGTCAAGTAAGGCAGCACAGGCTAATAATAAAAAGAATGTTAAGATTGTAGATAAGGATGGCAAAAAGATTCCAATCAAGGTTCTATCTGCCAACGACGATTCGGGACTTGTACTTGTACTCGGAGATAGTACTAACAAGAAATTCAAGGTCAAGAATAACTCGGAGTACAAACTTGTAATCGGAAAGAATTTCGTAGATGATAACGGAAACACCCTTGGTAAAGATACCGTTGTAAATTTTAAGACCTTTAACCAAACATTGAACACAACTATTAACATGATTATGATGGTGATCATGTTCGGTGGTATCATGGTTGTAACGATAAGACAGCAGCACAACAAGGATGATGACGATAAGGTTGAGAAGGAGAAATCTGGAGAATCCACATTTAATCCTTACAAGGAAGCGAAGAAGACTGGCAAGTCAGTAGAAGAAGTAATCGCTGAAGAGAAGAAGAGAGTTGCTAAGGCTGAAAAGCGAGCTAAGAGAAAGGGTACAAAAAAAGTTGAGGAGAAACTTGAGATAAGCGAACTTCTACCTAATGTGTATAAGGTTCACAAGCCAAGCCCAATTAAAGCCCGTAAGGCTGAGGGTAAAAAATCATCGAAGTAA